The nucleotide window GAAGCTATTGGGAAGTTCAACAAGTTAGGAGGATGGGGGTGGGTTGGCGGATTGATCCTTGGATTTGCATTAATAAACTTTGCGAATCCAAGAATTGCCATCCTGGGTCTCGGAGCCCTTGGAATATTATCCGGGATCTTGACGATAAAAAGAATTAAAGAGGTTCCAATCCACCCAAGCAGGTTCAGGGTTAATGGAATTATTCCCAGCCTCTTTACATTTCATCCCAGGAAGATAACACTTTCAACGCCAAAGTTACGGGATGAGATCCTAAGGATTGTATTTATTTCATCCTTCCTATTTTGGATCGGCTCAATGCTAGCATTAACACAGTTTCCAGTGCTAGCTAAGGAAAAAGGCTTAGACGGTGAAACGCTGTATTTCGTTAGCATCTCAAGCTCAGTTACCTCGGCCTTAACATACCAGAGGGTTGCGAATTCGATAGTTGGCATCGGAATTTTGAACTATGTTAACGGATTAATACTGAGAAGTTTGGGGTTAGCAGGACTCTTATTCGTAGTTCCATTACCGTCAAAGACATTTTTGCTAGCTTCAATTCTAGTTTACTCCATACTCGGATACAGCTGGGCTATGATAAGCATTTCAACTTCCTCAATTATCTCCGCAAGAAGCTCCGAAAATACCAGAGGAAGAATTTTCGGTTCATACAACCTAGTTTGCTCGAGTGGGGCGATAATTGGAAGCCTGGGGAGTGGTTATTTGGCGAACAACATTGGAATGCAGGGAGATTTGGCAATTGGACTTAGCCTTATGATACCTGCCATATACGTGAATTCAAAAATTTTGAAAAAAGAAGTTCAGCCCCTAAACTTTGGTCTCTTTGAGAGGAGCAGGGGTAAAGGTCTCGGCTTGTAGGGAAATCCCTCAGTTTTCTCCTTTATCTCCTTGATCAGCTCTTCGATCCTGGTCTCATACTGCTTTCCATCCTCCCTTCTCCTCACGGTTATCGTTCCGTTCTCCTTTTCCCTCGCTCCAACGACGACTATGTATGGAATCCACTCCTTTTCGGCTCTCCTTATCTTCTTGTTTAACCTCTCATCCTCATCATCAACATCAACCCTTATCTTTGCCCCTTCAAGCTTTCCTGCAACGTACAGGGCGTAGTCTAAGTATTCCTCACTCACTGGAATTACCCTCACTTGAATTGGGCTAAGCCAAAGTGGAAACATTGGTTTCTTACCTTCGTTCATTAGCTTTGCCTGCTTCTCCAATATGGCATACATAACCCTCTCTATTGCCCCACTTGGAGAGCAGTGGAGAATTAGTGGGTACTTTTCTTCACCGTTCTCATCATAGTACGTTATTCCGAACCTCTCGGCATTCTCAACGTCTATTTGAACCGTGCTTAGGGCTGCGGCCTTGTCTAGGTTATCGACGAAGTTGAATTCAAACTTTAGGATAAAGTAGAAGAACCTCTGCTTCCACATCTCTATTAGAACTGGCTTTCCAATTAGCTTGACAAGCTCAACTATGAAATCTTTGTGCTCCTTCCAGAAGTCCTCGGTGAATCTTATTGCCACTTCATAATCCTCAGGCGTTAGTCCGACTCCCTCGAGAACTTCCATACTTAACTTAAACTGCTTTTTGAACTCCTCTTTTGCCTGCTCTATATCCTTGGCCAAGGTGTGCATATCGGGCATGGTAAATGCCCTTAACCTCCTAAGACCTGAAAGTTCTCCCCTCTTCTCTCTCCTGAACGAATATCTCGTTAGCTCGTACATCCTTAGGGGTAGATTACGATAGCTTATTATTGCATCCTTCTTAATCATGAACTGCCCAAAGCAGGCTGCAAACCTTAGGAAGTACCTCTTATCTCCACTCAGAACTATGTACTGCCTCGCCGGGAACCTGTTTAAGTACTTCTCCAGAGCTGGATGCTCAAAGTCGTACATTATGGGGGTCTCGACCTCCATGGCCCCGTATTCTATGACTTTCTCAGTCACGTACTGCTCAAGTAGGGATTTTATTAGCCTACCCTTCGGGTAGTACCTCAAGTTCCCGGGATCGCTTCCGGGCTCGTAATCAACGAGCTCGTGCTCAAGCATCAGCTTAACGTGAGGTGGCTCTTTCTCTGCTATCCTGTTCTTGGCTATCTCGTAGTTAACGAACTTCCTTAGATTCTCATAACCCGTGAAGTCAAACTTATCTACTTCTATTAGCTCTCCTTCAGGCGTTAGTATGTACCAGTAGCTGACAAGCTCTTCCTCCTCCTTCCTAAGAGCCTCAGGAACCTCTTCTACCCTAGCTTCTTCTGGAACTATCGTCCTGCTTAGCTCCGCAAGGGGATGACCCTTACAGCTTATCTTAAAGGCCTTGTAATAGCCGAAGGGGGCCTTTCCAACGTTAAAGCCCCTCTCCTTTAAGCCCTGGTACACCCTGTTAAGTATATCCATGGCAACAGAAGGCTTCGCAAGCTCGCTACTTAGATGGGCAAATGGATACACAAAAACGTTCTCTGCCTTAACTTGCTCTGCAACCTTCGATATCTCCTCAATGGCCTTAAGGGAAACTTCCTCGGGGTTCTTCTCATCGACCTTCTCAACGCTTATGAAAGCTACGAGAACCTCTTCCATTCTTCCCCTCTTCATATCTTCGCTTATTGGCTCGGGGTTCTTCAACGCTTTATCCTTGACCTCGTATTCAATGTAGTCGCTGTGGATTAGGAGAACCCTCATAGTATCACCTCCCTCAACCTAAGGCGAGCCATTTAAATACCTTTTCTATAAAACCAATCCTCGGCCCTAGGATAGTCGAATATCTCATCATCTCTAAAGTAAAGCTTTATCTCCCTCTCAGCGCTCTCCTTGGAATCGCTCGCATGGACAACGTTGCATATTGCATCGCTAACTTCCAATGCAAAGTCTCCCCTTATTGTACCGGGCTCGGCGTTCTTTGGGTCAGTAGCCCCAGCCATCTTTCTAACGACTTCGATTGCGCACCTACCCTCGACCACCATAACGACTACTGGAGTCCTCGTTATGTACTCAACCAATGATTTAAAGAAGGGTTTCTCTCTGTGCTCAGCGTAATGCTTCTCGGCGAGTTCCTTGCTTATCCATATCATCTTCATTCCAACTATCTTTAACCCCCTCTTCTCAAACCTTGAGATTATTTCTCCAATTAACCCCCTAATAACGGCGTCTGGCTTTATTATTACGAGGGTTCTTTCCTTCTCATTTTCACACATAGAGACCACCTTATCCTTTATTGGCCTGAAACTTTAAGTTTCTTATCGTTTCCCTGTATTTCCATCCCAGGAATATTAAAGCAGCAATAACTCCGATTAGAACGAAAGGGGTCTTAGATGGCAAGACCATTCCCCTGTGCCACTTATAGAGTAGGTAATTCTGATAAGAGAACGCATAGCTGAACCAGCCAATTATTAAGGCCTCGATTAATGAGACGGCCAAGTTCAACTCTTCCCTCATTTCACGGCCCTCCAGAACTTCCTAAGTTTAATCCTCATTAAGGGCAACGTCACAGGTTGCATTGTTTCAACCATCCAATCGGGGAGATCCCTTTTAACGGTATTCCAGAGAACCCTATAGTCTAAGATTACTATGCTTCCCTTTTCTTCCTCGCTCCTGTGAACCCTTCCAGCGGCTTGGGCTAGCTTTCTATGAGCTGGAAGTAAGTAACCGTAATACCTTCCCTTCCCTGGGAACTTCTTCTCGTAGTACCTTATCTGAGCTTGAACCCTCGGTGTGGGCCTAGCGTAAGGTATTCCGACCAAGATTACACCATTCATTTCATCTCCACTATAATCTTGACCCTCGCTGTTTCTACCTCCCATAACACCAAAGAGAACTCCGCCGTTTCCCTTTGCTTCAGCCTTGAATTCGGCTACAAGGGCATCATTCTCCGAGGAACTTGCATCCCTCTTCTCTATGAAAACCTTCTTTCCGATCTCTTCTTCTATCCTTATATGCACATTGGTCGATATTAGTCCTTCTAAAACCTCGTAAGATGCGGTAAAGACACCAACGTTCTTCGGAATTATCTTAACCGCCTCAAAAATGTATTCTGCTAACTTCTTGTAAAGGACTGGGCTCCGCTCTTCCCCCCTAGTGGAGACATCTCTAGCGACGAGAACTATTGCGTTCTCCGATTTTACCATCCTAGGGAACTTCTTGAGTCTGGCGTTTACCCCTATTATATCCCTAAAGGCCTCGAGAGGAGATAACGTTCCGGACATTAGTATGGCCGAGTGAACATCTTCAAGAAACTCGAGCGCTACAGAAGGATCTAAGGCCACTATCTCGAGCGCTAGTCCTTTCTCCCTCGTGAACACGTGAAGGTAATCGCTTCTATCAGCTAAGGAGATCCAGTTCCAAAGGAACTCACCGACCCTACCTACGTAGCTCCTCGGTGGGAGGTTCCTCTCAATTTTGTCCTCCCTAATGGCATCCCCAACCTCGACCATCTCTTGGAGAAATCTAAGTAGGTCTCTCTCCCTGAGCCCGAGTATTGAGGAGACGTGCTCAAATATGGAAGCTGGAGATAGGGGAACTTCCGAAATCTCGTAGTTCTCAAGCTTTTCTTTGTAGATTATTTCCAATCCTCTTAGAAATATTGAAAGGAAATTTTCAATATCCTTCTCGCCATATTCGTTAGCCTCTTTAATTGCCCTCTCAACGCTCCTAATGCTTAACCTATCGCTCAAAGCTGATATAGCCTGATCCGGAAGGTTGTGAGCTTCGTCGAAGATAACTATGAGGTCACTATATTCCAAGCCGAGCCCATCAAGGAAGGCCTGCCTTATCCAAGGGTTCACCATGTAAAGGTAGCTCGCCACTATAACGTTGGCCTTCTCTCCAACCTTCCTCGTTACCTCGTAAGGACAAAGCTCAAGCAAGTTCGAGTACTCTATGACCTCCCAAGGATAGGATGGATTCTCAAGGAAGAATTCAACGATCTCTTTAACTTTATCCCTCTTTTCTTTCAAATTCTCAAAGTACTTGCACTTTCCAAGCCTCTTCAAGCTTTTGCAGACTATCATACTAGTATAAGCATCTTGGGCGAACGTCCTTATGTAGGAGTGGAGGCAGAGATCTTTCCTGCTTCTGAATTCAATGCCACTTACCTTCGCAATTTCTCTTATCCTCTTGAGCTCCTCTATAACCCTATCCATCTGCTTGTGAGTTCTAGCTAGGTAAATCACCTTGTATCCGAAGGATATCGCGTGCGGAAGAACTCCAGCCAAAACACTTATAGTCTTTCCAAAACCAGTTGGAGCCTCAATTATAACCTTCTCTCCCCTTTTAACAACATCCCTGACTAACTCTATAAATTCATCTTGGTGAGGTCTAAGCGTCTTATACGGGAAGTATTCAAACATGAAAATACCTCAAATTTCGATCCACACATGAATTTAAAAATTTGAGGAGCATAAAACAAACGACATAGACATCAGCAGTCAACTCGGGTTGACTACGCTAGAATATTGTCATCATATCATATAAATTAACAAAATACTTTTATAGATCAAGGTAACTTTCACTTCACAATGATGCCCAGTAACTATAACCTAAAACTCCAAACCATCAACTCAAAGCTCCTCCTTCTTCTACTTATTAGTATAGTCATTATTATAGTCATTATCCTCTGAAGTTGATTTGGAGTTGAGTCGCGTTTTCCGTCTCCTTTGTGTCTTTGTGCTTTCTTTTTGCTGCTTCAACCCTCTGGGAGGTGTTCCGTATGGATATGGGTGGCATGAAAAAGGTGCTGAATGAGTTGGAGAACGGAAGGAGTTGGGTAGCAGTGACAGTGAAAACTAGGGAGGGACCTACGAAAGTTCTAGAAACATTTGAAAAATACCTAAAGGACAATGGTTGGAAACCACAGTTCAAGGCAAACTGGTGGAGCTCAAATGCTTTTGGAGTTGCCATGTTTGAAGCAGAGAAAGGAAAGGAGCATAGGGTTGTTCTAGTAAAGTGGGTGGTAACCGAGAAAGAAGAAGTAATGAACGTTGAGAGCAAGGATGATCGCGAAGGAAGAACAGAATTCTATGCCCTTGTCGACATGATAAGTGATGACCTGATATTCGACAGCGTACTGAGGCATATGATGTCGAGATATTAAGTTGATGCTCTTCCCATTTTTCTTGAAAATTTTAATTTTATGTAAAAAGTTTAGTTGTTAGTATAATTTACAAATTGTCAAATATTCAACAAATTTTCCGAAAAATATTTATAGATTGGGAAAACATCAGTTGTGGGATTTAATATGAATGTGAGAACAAGCACCCTAACCTTCATGAGCTCCCTTCCACTAACCCTCGCTATTCTAATTCTGTTAGTCATTATCATAATTATTATTCTCATTTGAATTTTATTACAACATTTTATCGTTTTGTTTGTCTCCAAAAATTTTCGGGGGTGTTTTTCCATGCCCTCCACCTCCATGTCGGGTGCAAGGGCCCTCGTGAAAGCCCTGGAGAAGGAAGGCGTGAAGCATACGTTTGGAATAATAGGCGGAAGCATAATGCCCGTATTCGACGAGCTACTCGAGAGTAGCATAAGGCACATAACAACAAGGCACGAGCAAGGTGCAGCACATGCAGCTGATGGTTACGCTAGGGTCTCGGGAAAACCAGGGGTTGCGATAACAACTTCGGGACCAGGAGCTACTAATCTCGTCACTGGAATAGCCAACGCCTACATGGATTCATCTCCAATAGTAGCTATCACAGGTCAAGTTCCCACGCACATGATTGGAAAGATGGCATTCCAGGAGACAGATATAATAAGCATAACAAAGCCAATCACGAAGTGGAATTATCAGATAAGGAATCCTAGGGAAGTTCCAAAGGCCGTAAAGATGGCTTTCACTATAGCAACCCTCGGTAGACCAGGGCCGACGTTACTCGACTTTCCAAAGGATGCTCAAACTGGAGAGGACGAAATCAACTTTGATGTGGATGTTTCTAGACTAGTAACTCCCTGGAGACCTCCAAAGTTAGATGCCTGTCCTGAAGAGGTAAAGAAAGCAGTTGATATGATACTCTCCGCTGAAAGGCCTGTGTTCATAGTGGGAGGAGGAGTTGTATGGAGCGGTGCTACCGAGGAAGTCCTAGCGATAGCAGAGTACCTAATGATACCAATAATGTCCACCTTCATGGGGAAAGGAGCAGTACCCGAGAATCATCCACTCTACATTGGGAACCTTGGAATGCATGGAAAGATTGCAGCCAACAAGCTCCTCCCCCAGACGGACCTTATAATAGCTGTCGGCATGAGGTGGAGCGATAGAACTGTAAGCGAATTTGAGAACTTTGCTCCAGAGGCTAAGATCATCCACATCGACATAGATCCAAAGGAAGTTGGAAAGAACGTAAAAGTAGACCTGGGAATAGTGGGAGATGCCAAGAGGGTTCTGAGGAGCATATACAGCGAAATTACTAGGGGGGTCAAGAAAAGGGAGGATTGGCCCTGGTTAAAGAAGGTGAGGGAATTCCAGGAGAAGTACAAAGAAGAGCTTATTCCCCTCGATGGAAATTATCTCAGACCCCCCGAGATCTTAAAGGAACTCAGAAAGATTTTACCTGAAGATGCGATAGTCGCAACGGAAGTTGGGCAAAACCAAATGTGGGTAGCACTGTACTTCCCAATATTAAAGCCGAGGACATTTCTCACTTCTGGCGGATTAGGAACTATGGGCTTTGGATTCCCAGCTGCTATTGGAGCAAAAGTTGCGAAGCCTGACAAGGTGGTCATCGACATAGCAGGTGATGGAAGCTTTATGATGTCCGAGAGAGAGTTAGCAACAGCGGTAAACGAGAACCTTCCGGTAATAGTAGTGATCCTAAACAATTCATCCCTTGGAATGGTTGCCCAGTGGCAGAGGATGTTCTTCAACAGAAGATACGTTGCTACCTACTTCAAGAAGAATCCTGACTTCGTGAAGCTTGCAGAGGCTTATGGAGCCCAAGGCTTCAGAGCTGAAACCATGGAAGAACTTCTGAAAGCCGTGAAGGAGGGTATGAATTCTGAAGTTCCAACCGTCATTGACGTCCCGATTCACCCTGAGGATGATGTTCTCCCCATGGTTCCTCCTGGGGAGCACATTTCCAAGGTTGTAACAAGGTATTGAGGTGGTCAAAGTGGTGAAGGTGTACTACGACGATGAGGTTAGTATGGATATACTAAAGGATAAGACGGTGGCCGTGATAGGGTATGGAAACCAGGGAGAAGCCCAAGCAAAGAACATGAGGGATTCAGGAGTTCACGTTATCCTGGGCTTAAGACCGAGCGGTAGCTCATGGAAGAGAGCTGAAAAGGATGGCTTCGAAGTTTACACGATAGAGGAGGCCGTTAAAAGGGCTGATATTGTCCACATCTTAATTCCAGATCTAGTCCAGCCAAAGGTTTACAGGGAACACATAGAACCTTATCTAAGGGAAGGTCAAGCACTTGGCTTTTCCCACGGCTTTAACATCCACTACAAGCAGATAGTTCCACCAGAATACGTTGACGTCATAATGGTAGCTCCCAAAAGCCCAGGAAAAAGGGTTAGGGAGAAGTATCTCGAAGGATTTGGCGTTCCAGCGTTAGTAGCTGTCTACCAAGATTACACTGGAAATGCTAAGGATTTAGCCCTAGCAATGGCGAAGGCAATAGGATGCACGAGAGCTGGAGTAATAGAGACGACTTTCAAGGATGAAACTGAAAGCGACTTGATAGGAGAGCAACTAGTTCTCGTTGGTGGATTGATAGAGCTAATCAAGAAGGGATTCGAGGTTTTGGTTGAACTTGGCTATCCCCCAGAATTGGCTTACTTCGAAGCTTGTAACGAGGCTAAGCTGATAATGGACCTAATATACGAGAGAGGTTTCACTGGAATGCTCAAGGCTGTCTCAGATACTGCTAAATACGGAGGCTTAACCGTTGGACCGAAAGTTATAGATGACCATGTCAAGGAAAACATGAAGAAGTTCGCTGAGAGGGTTAGAAGTGGAGAGTTTGCAAAGGAATGGATATCCAAAGCGGACAAAGCCAGTGAAGTTCTTGAAGAGCTAATGAAGCCAATAGAAGAACATGAAATCGAGAAAGTCGGGAGGTTCATTAGAAAGATGTCCGGATTGGAGAGGTAACTTCTCTCTTAATTTTCTTAGGTGAGAGATATGAGGAAAGTTTACATCTTTGACACAACACTAAGGGATGGGGAGCAAACTCCGGGAGTTAGTTTAACCGTTGAAGAAAAGGTTGAGATAGCTAAACAGCTAGCTAAGCTCAACGTGGATGTTATAGAGGCTGGATTTCCAATAGCGTCTGAGGGAGAGTTCAAGGCTGTAAAGAAAATAGCAACAGAGGTGGAAGATCCAACAATAGCAGCCCTAGCTAGAGCTGTGGAGAAGGATATAGACAGGGCTGGGGAGGCTCTAAGGAATGCAGAAAAGAATAGGATACATACATTCATAGCCACCTCACCGATACACATGAAATATAAACTCAGAAAGGAACCTGAGGAAGTTAAAAAGCTAGCTGTTAAAGCGGTAGAACACGCAACCAAGTATACTGAGGATGTAGAATTCTCGGCCGAAGATGCAACGAGAAGCGACTGGGATTTCCTAGTTGAGGTTTATGAGGCTGTTATAGACGCTGGAGCTACCGTGATAAACGTTCCCGACACCGTAGGTTACGCTACCCCTGAAGAGTTTTACGAGTTAGTGAGATATCTAAGGAGGAACATTAGTAACATCAAGGGGGTTCAAATAAGCGTTCACTGTCACGATGACCTCGGCTTAGCAGTTGCAAACTCCCTTTCAGCGATTAGAGCTGGAGCGGATCAAGTTGAAGTAACGGTTAACGGAATAGGGGAGAGAGCTGGAAACGCTGCTCTAGAGGAGGTTATCGTAGCTCTTGACGTTAGGAGGGATTTCTACAAGGTTAAAACGGATGTAAACTTAAAAGAGATAGCCAGGACAAGTAAGTTAGTTTCTCACTTAACCGGAATAGAAGTCCCACCAAACAAGGCGATTGTTGGAGGGAATGCTTTTGCGCACGAATCC belongs to Pyrococcus abyssi GE5 and includes:
- a CDS encoding MFS transporter yields the protein MRYLKRKNVIMLKSREKAKYSLKVKKRGKWFYSFILFKVFSGGMAPLVPILIVNEGGTPTEIGYTSGLGSLASMIGGVIWGRLSDKLGRRKIFMSLGIFGSTISVILMSVSLSIKSLIFLNILYMFFLAATIPLPISIISREFRKYEINEAIGKFNKLGGWGWVGGLILGFALINFANPRIAILGLGALGILSGILTIKRIKEVPIHPSRFRVNGIIPSLFTFHPRKITLSTPKLRDEILRIVFISSFLFWIGSMLALTQFPVLAKEKGLDGETLYFVSISSSVTSALTYQRVANSIVGIGILNYVNGLILRSLGLAGLLFVVPLPSKTFLLASILVYSILGYSWAMISISTSSIISARSSENTRGRIFGSYNLVCSSGAIIGSLGSGYLANNIGMQGDLAIGLSLMIPAIYVNSKILKKEVQPLNFGLFERSRGKGLGL
- a CDS encoding threonine--tRNA ligase, which encodes MRVLLIHSDYIEYEVKDKALKNPEPISEDMKRGRMEEVLVAFISVEKVDEKNPEEVSLKAIEEISKVAEQVKAENVFVYPFAHLSSELAKPSVAMDILNRVYQGLKERGFNVGKAPFGYYKAFKISCKGHPLAELSRTIVPEEARVEEVPEALRKEEEELVSYWYILTPEGELIEVDKFDFTGYENLRKFVNYEIAKNRIAEKEPPHVKLMLEHELVDYEPGSDPGNLRYYPKGRLIKSLLEQYVTEKVIEYGAMEVETPIMYDFEHPALEKYLNRFPARQYIVLSGDKRYFLRFAACFGQFMIKKDAIISYRNLPLRMYELTRYSFRREKRGELSGLRRLRAFTMPDMHTLAKDIEQAKEEFKKQFKLSMEVLEGVGLTPEDYEVAIRFTEDFWKEHKDFIVELVKLIGKPVLIEMWKQRFFYFILKFEFNFVDNLDKAAALSTVQIDVENAERFGITYYDENGEEKYPLILHCSPSGAIERVMYAILEKQAKLMNEGKKPMFPLWLSPIQVRVIPVSEEYLDYALYVAGKLEGAKIRVDVDDEDERLNKKIRRAEKEWIPYIVVVGAREKENGTITVRRREDGKQYETRIEELIKEIKEKTEGFPYKPRPLPLLLSKRPKFRG
- the ndk gene encoding nucleoside-diphosphate kinase — encoded protein: MCENEKERTLVIIKPDAVIRGLIGEIISRFEKRGLKIVGMKMIWISKELAEKHYAEHREKPFFKSLVEYITRTPVVVMVVEGRCAIEVVRKMAGATDPKNAEPGTIRGDFALEVSDAICNVVHASDSKESAEREIKLYFRDDEIFDYPRAEDWFYRKGI
- a CDS encoding helicase C-terminal domain-containing protein, which gives rise to MFEYFPYKTLRPHQDEFIELVRDVVKRGEKVIIEAPTGFGKTISVLAGVLPHAISFGYKVIYLARTHKQMDRVIEELKRIREIAKVSGIEFRSRKDLCLHSYIRTFAQDAYTSMIVCKSLKRLGKCKYFENLKEKRDKVKEIVEFFLENPSYPWEVIEYSNLLELCPYEVTRKVGEKANVIVASYLYMVNPWIRQAFLDGLGLEYSDLIVIFDEAHNLPDQAISALSDRLSIRSVERAIKEANEYGEKDIENFLSIFLRGLEIIYKEKLENYEISEVPLSPASIFEHVSSILGLRERDLLRFLQEMVEVGDAIREDKIERNLPPRSYVGRVGEFLWNWISLADRSDYLHVFTREKGLALEIVALDPSVALEFLEDVHSAILMSGTLSPLEAFRDIIGVNARLKKFPRMVKSENAIVLVARDVSTRGEERSPVLYKKLAEYIFEAVKIIPKNVGVFTASYEVLEGLISTNVHIRIEEEIGKKVFIEKRDASSSENDALVAEFKAEAKGNGGVLFGVMGGRNSEGQDYSGDEMNGVILVGIPYARPTPRVQAQIRYYEKKFPGKGRYYGYLLPAHRKLAQAAGRVHRSEEEKGSIVILDYRVLWNTVKRDLPDWMVETMQPVTLPLMRIKLRKFWRAVK
- the ilvB gene encoding biosynthetic-type acetolactate synthase large subunit; translated protein: MPSTSMSGARALVKALEKEGVKHTFGIIGGSIMPVFDELLESSIRHITTRHEQGAAHAADGYARVSGKPGVAITTSGPGATNLVTGIANAYMDSSPIVAITGQVPTHMIGKMAFQETDIISITKPITKWNYQIRNPREVPKAVKMAFTIATLGRPGPTLLDFPKDAQTGEDEINFDVDVSRLVTPWRPPKLDACPEEVKKAVDMILSAERPVFIVGGGVVWSGATEEVLAIAEYLMIPIMSTFMGKGAVPENHPLYIGNLGMHGKIAANKLLPQTDLIIAVGMRWSDRTVSEFENFAPEAKIIHIDIDPKEVGKNVKVDLGIVGDAKRVLRSIYSEITRGVKKREDWPWLKKVREFQEKYKEELIPLDGNYLRPPEILKELRKILPEDAIVATEVGQNQMWVALYFPILKPRTFLTSGGLGTMGFGFPAAIGAKVAKPDKVVIDIAGDGSFMMSERELATAVNENLPVIVVILNNSSLGMVAQWQRMFFNRRYVATYFKKNPDFVKLAEAYGAQGFRAETMEELLKAVKEGMNSEVPTVIDVPIHPEDDVLPMVPPGEHISKVVTRY
- the ilvC gene encoding ketol-acid reductoisomerase; translation: MVKVYYDDEVSMDILKDKTVAVIGYGNQGEAQAKNMRDSGVHVILGLRPSGSSWKRAEKDGFEVYTIEEAVKRADIVHILIPDLVQPKVYREHIEPYLREGQALGFSHGFNIHYKQIVPPEYVDVIMVAPKSPGKRVREKYLEGFGVPALVAVYQDYTGNAKDLALAMAKAIGCTRAGVIETTFKDETESDLIGEQLVLVGGLIELIKKGFEVLVELGYPPELAYFEACNEAKLIMDLIYERGFTGMLKAVSDTAKYGGLTVGPKVIDDHVKENMKKFAERVRSGEFAKEWISKADKASEVLEELMKPIEEHEIEKVGRFIRKMSGLER
- a CDS encoding 2-isopropylmalate synthase, translated to MRKVYIFDTTLRDGEQTPGVSLTVEEKVEIAKQLAKLNVDVIEAGFPIASEGEFKAVKKIATEVEDPTIAALARAVEKDIDRAGEALRNAEKNRIHTFIATSPIHMKYKLRKEPEEVKKLAVKAVEHATKYTEDVEFSAEDATRSDWDFLVEVYEAVIDAGATVINVPDTVGYATPEEFYELVRYLRRNISNIKGVQISVHCHDDLGLAVANSLSAIRAGADQVEVTVNGIGERAGNAALEEVIVALDVRRDFYKVKTDVNLKEIARTSKLVSHLTGIEVPPNKAIVGGNAFAHESGIHQDGVLKERTTYEIIDPKKLGFSGSKIVLGKHSGRHAFRKKLEELGYSLTEEHLERAFKKFKDIADRKRWITDTDIEAIIQEELTKSNGKLKVEIIHVTSGKVSTATVRISMNGEERIEVAWFKNGPIDALFSAINKALGEEFKLREYRVSSVTSGKDSLGEVLVRVEVNGEIFVGRGLSTDIIEASA